DNA from Thioalbus denitrificans:
TGCTGCTCGATCGCCTGGATCAGGCGCTGAAACAGCTGCGCAGCCGCGGCAACAGCGGTTTCGCCGTCCTGTTCCTGGACCTGGATCGGTTCAAGAACGTCAACGACAGCCTGGGGCACAACGTCGGCGACCAGCTGCTGGTGGAGTTCGCGCAGCGACTCAGCGCCCTGCTGCGGCCGGGCGACACGGTGGCACGGCTCGGGGGCGACGAATTCGCCCTGCTCATCTCCGACATCGAACATATCGGACAGGTCACCGCGGTGGCGAAACGCATCCTGGAGCTGTCCCGTGACCGGTTCCAGATCGCCGGCCACGAGGTCTTCACCACGGCCAGCGTCGGCATCGCCATGGGTTCCCGTGTCTACCAGGGGCCGGAGGAGATCCTGCGCGATGCCGATATCGCCATGTACCGGGCCAAGGGCGCGGGCAAGGCCCGCTACGAGGTCTTCGATCGCCAGATGCACCAGCGGGTGGTGGAGCTGCTGCGCCTGGAGACCGACCTGCGCCGGGCGGTGGAGCGGGGCGAGTTCGCCATGCACTACCAGCCCATCGTCTCGCTGGACGAGGGCAAACTGGTGGGTTTCGAGGGGCTGATCCGCTGGCACCACCCCCTCCGGGGCATGGTGGGCCCGGAGTCATTCATCCCCGCCGCCGAGGAGACCGGGCTGATAGTTCCCATGGGCTGGTGGACCATCCGGGAGACCTGCCGCCAGACCCGGCAGTGGCAGCGCGAGTTTCCCAACCGCGCGCCGCTGAGCATCAGCGTCAACGTCTCCGGACGCCTGTTCAAGCAACCGGACATGGTGACGCGACTGGAGCGGATCCTGGACGAAACCGGGCTCTCCCCCGACTCGCTGCGGATCGAGATCACCGAGAGCGTGCTGCTGGATCATGCCGAGGAGGCGATGGAGAAGCTCTCGGGCCTGCGCAACCTGGGCGTGGGTCTGCACGTGGACGATTTCGGCACCGGCTACTCCTCCCTGAGCTACCTGCAGAAGTTCGCCTACGACTCGCTGAAGATCGACCGCAGCTTTGTCAGCGATATCGAGCAGACCAAGGGTTCCGGCGCCATCGTGCAGACCATCATCGCCCTGGGGCAGATGCTGGGCATGAATATCATCGCCGAGGGTGTGGAAACGCCGGTGCAGCTCAGGCGGCTGCAGGAGCTGCAGTGTCCCCAGGTGCAGGGCTTCTGGTTCTCACGCCCCCTGGATGCCGCCGGTGCGCGGCGCCTGCTCTCCAATCCGCCCACCTGGCAGGTGGACAAGATCGCCTGACGCTGTCATGCCGGGGCCCGGCGCGGGTCCCGTACCCGGTTCAACCGCAGTAGAGGAACTCGATGAGCGCCTTCTGCGCGTGAAGCCGGTTCTCCGCCTCGTCCCACACCACGCTCTGCGGTCCGTCGATCACCTCCGCGCTCACCTCTTCACCCCGGTGGGCCGGCAGGCAGTGCATGAACAGTGCGTCGGGGCGGGCGCGCGCCATCAGCTCCCCGTTCACCTGGTAGCCGGCGAAGGCCGCCTCGCGCAGCTTCTGCTCCTCCTCCTGTCCCATGCTCGCCCATACATCGGTGACCACCAGGTCGGCGGCGGTGGCGGCGGTGGCGGGATCGCGGGTGAGGGTCACGCGGTCGCCGGCCGCGGCCAGCAGGGCGGGATCGGGATCGTAGCCCTCCGGGCAGGCGATGTTGAGGCGGAAATCGAACTGGCGCGCGGCATTGATGTAGGAGTTGCACATGTTGTTGCCATCGCCGATCCAGGCCACCGTGCGCCCGGCGATGGCGCCGCGGTGCTCCACGTAGGTCTGCACGTCCGCCAGCAGCTGGCAGGGGTGGTAGTGATCGGTGAGGCCGTTGATCACCGGCACCCGGGAGTGGGCCGCGAAGCGCTCGATCTTGTCGTGTTCGAAGGTGCGGATCATGACCAGGTCCACCATCCGCGACAGCACCCGGGCGGTATCCTCGATGGGCTCGCCGCGGCCGAGCTGGGTGTCCCGGGGCGAGAGGAAGATGGCGTGTCCGCCGAACTGCGCCATGGCCGCCTCGAAGCTGACCCGGGTCCGGGTGGATGATTTCTCGAACACCATCCCCAGGACCCGGTTGCGCAGCGGTTCATGGATCTCGCCGGCGCGGCTGCTCCCCTTGAGCTCGATGGCGCGCGCGATGAGCCCGTTCAGCTCCGCGGTCGTGAGATCCATCAGGGTGAGAAAGTGGCGTACTGCCATGTCCTGTCCTCCCGGCCTTGCCTGTGGGCGTCAGCCGCGGGTGAAAGCCTGCACCAGGGCGATGACGCCGTCGGCCAGCTGGTCGGCCTCCGCGTCGGTCAATACCAGCGGCGGGAGCAGCCGGATGACGCGTTCGGCGGTCACGTTGATGATGAAGCCCTGCTCGAGGCCGCGGGTCACGAGCTCGCCGCAGGGGCGGTCGAGCTCCACGCCGATCATCAGGCCGCGGCCGCGGATTTCGGCCACGTGGGGATTTTCGGCCAGCGCCTCGGCGAGGCGCCGGGTGATGCGCTCACCGAGCGCGCCGGCACGCTGCACGAGCCCCTCGCTCTCCATGATCTCGATCACCGCCAGGGCGGCCCTGCAGGCCAGCGGGTTGCCGCCGAAGGTGGTGCCGTGGTTGCCGGGCCGGAACACCTCGGCCGCCTCGCCGCGGGCCAGGCAGGCGCCGATGGGCATGCCGTTGCCCAGTCCCTTCGCCAGGGCCATCACGTCCGGCGCGATGCCGCTGTGCTGGAAGGCGAACCAGTGGCCGGTACGGCCGATGCCGCTCTGCACCTCGTCGAGCATGAGCAGCCAGCCGTGCTCGTCGCACAGGGCGCGCACGCCGCGGAGGTAGTCGTCGTCGGCCAGGTTGACGCCGCCCTCGCCCTGCACCGGCTCCATCAGTACCGCCACCACGTTGGGGCTGTTGTGGGCGATGTTGGCCAGGGCCTCGAGATCGCCGTAGGGGGCGCGGATGAAGCCCTGCACCAGCGGCTCGAAGCCGGCCTGCACCTTGCGGTTGCCGGTGGCGGTCAGGGTGGCCAGGGTGCGGCCGTGGAAGCTGTTCTCCATCACCACCACGGCGGGCTGGGCAATCTCGCGCCGGTGTCCCCACAGGCGCGCGAGCTTGATGGCCGCCTCGTTGGCCTCCGCGCCCGAGTTGCAGAAGAAGGCGCGATCCATCCCGGCGAGCCGGGTCAGGGCCTCGCCCAGGCGCTCCTGCAGCGGGATGCGGAACAGGTTGGAGGTATGCACCAGCGTTCCGGCCTGGTCGCACAGGGCATCCCGCACGGCGGGATGGGCGTGCCCCAGGCCGCACACGGCGATCCCGGACAGCCCGTCCAGATACTTCCGGCCCTCGGTATCCCACAGCCATGCGCCCTCGCCCCGCTCGAAGGCGATGGGCTGGCGGGCGTAGGTGGTCATCAGGGAGTCAGACATGACCTGCATCCACCCCTCGGTCGATAAATCGGTTGTCCAAAACTAAAAAAGGCAGTGCCGAAGAGCAGCTGCCGTCGCTCGAAAACCTTCGATTCTATCCATGTCAAGGCCGCATGGCAAATTCCTGTTGACTGCCTCGGGCCTTGATTCACAAGGGGAAAAAGAAAAGACGGGCCCAGGGGCCCGTCTTTCCCCGCGCCGGGTGAATCAGCCGGCGAAATTCCCTGCCACGAACTCCCAGTTCACCAGGTTCCAGAATGCCTCCAGGTACTTGGGGCGGGCGTTGCGGTAGTCGATGTAGTAGGCATGTTCCCACACGTCCACGGTGAGCAGGGGTTTCTGGTCGGTGGTGAGCGGGGTGCCGGCGTTGCTGGTGTTGACGATGGCAACGCTGCCGTCGGCATTCTTCACCAGCCAGGTCCAGCCGGAGCCGAAGTTGGTGGCCGCGGAGGTGGACATCTTCTCCCTGAACTCGGCGAAGGAGCCGAAGGCGGCGTTGATGGCATCGGCCAGGGCGCCGGTGGGTTCGCCGCCGCCGTTGGGGCTCAGGCAGTTCCAGTAGAAGCTGTGGTTCCAGACCTGGGCGGAGTTGTTGAAGACACCGCCGGAGGATTTCCGGATGACGTCCTCGAGAGCCATGTTCTCGAACTCGGTGCCCTTGGTCAGGTTGTTCAGATTGGTGACATAGGTCTGGTGGTGCTTGCCGTAGTGGTACTCCAGCGTCTCGGCGGAGATGTGCGGCTCGAGGGCGTTCTTCTCGTAGGGCAGGGCGGGGAGCTCAAATGCCATGGGGTTCTCCTATCGCGTTTCGGTTGTCGGGTTTGTTTCCTTGGACGGCACGAAAGGGCAGTGTAGTCCACGCCCGTGACAGGGGTTCGATCACGGGGCATGGAAAATAACCCAGTAGCGCAGTTTGGAATTAGTCTAAACAGGCCCCGGTCCCGATGCAAGGGTGTGGCGGACGCCGGTGGCGGATTCCCGGTGCGGGTTTGTCGTGTAACATGGATTGAGACCGGCCGGGCCGGTACCGGCGGGTGCCAGGACCCGGGGCGTGCAGGGCGATTCGAACGGGCAAGGAGTCAGACCGAGCGATGTGCGGAATCTGTGGTGAGCTGCGCTTTGACGGGGCATCCCCCGACCTGGGGGCCCTGGGGCGGATGCTGGAGGTGCTGGTGCCGCGGGGGCCGGATCATGGCGGCAGCTATACCGACGGCGCGCTCGCCTTCGGTCACCGGCGCCTGTCCATCATCGACCTGTCCGAACGGGGCAACCAGCCCATGGTGGACCCCGAGCTGGGGCTGGCGCTGGTCTTCAACGGCACCATCTACAACCATCCGGAGCTGCGGCGCGAGCTCGAGGGCCGCGGCTACCGGTTCTTCTCCGGCAGCGACACGGAGGTCATTCTCAAGGCCTTCCATGCCTGGGGCGAGCGCTGCCCGGAGCGGCTCCACGGCATGTTCGCCTTCGCGGTCTGGGATCTGCGCAACCGGCGCCTGTTCCTGGCCCGCGATCGCCTCGGTATCAAGCCGCTCTACTACAGCCAGGACGGCGCGCGGCTGCGCTTCGCCTCCGGCAGCCAGGCCCTGCTCGAGGGCGGCGGCATCGACACCGCCCTCGACCCGGTGGGCCTCCACCACCAGTTCACCCTCCACGGCGTCGTGCCGGCGCCCACCACCGTGCTGCGCGGCATCCGCAAGCTCGCCCCCGGCACCACTCTCTGCGTCGACCTGGAGGGGCGCGTCGAACACCGGCGCTACTGGGAGCTGCACGCCCGGCGCCCCGCCGAGGCGCTGAGCGAGAACGAGTGGATTGGACGCATCCACGACGGCCTGCGGCGGGCGGTGGAGCGGCGGCTGCAGATTGCCGACGTGCCCGTGGGGGTCCTGCTCTCCGGCGGGCTCGACTCGAGCCTGCTGGTGGGGCTGCTGGCGGAAGCCGGGGTGGAGGAGCTGCTGACCTTCTCGGTGGGGTTCGAGGATCAGCCCGAGGAGCGCGGCAGCGAGTTCGAGTTCTCCGACGCGGTGGCCGAGCGGTTCCGCACCCGCCACCACCGCTACAGCATTCCCAACG
Protein-coding regions in this window:
- a CDS encoding acetylornithine transaminase, whose translation is MSDSLMTTYARQPIAFERGEGAWLWDTEGRKYLDGLSGIAVCGLGHAHPAVRDALCDQAGTLVHTSNLFRIPLQERLGEALTRLAGMDRAFFCNSGAEANEAAIKLARLWGHRREIAQPAVVVMENSFHGRTLATLTATGNRKVQAGFEPLVQGFIRAPYGDLEALANIAHNSPNVVAVLMEPVQGEGGVNLADDDYLRGVRALCDEHGWLLMLDEVQSGIGRTGHWFAFQHSGIAPDVMALAKGLGNGMPIGACLARGEAAEVFRPGNHGTTFGGNPLACRAALAVIEIMESEGLVQRAGALGERITRRLAEALAENPHVAEIRGRGLMIGVELDRPCGELVTRGLEQGFIINVTAERVIRLLPPLVLTDAEADQLADGVIALVQAFTRG
- the sodB gene encoding superoxide dismutase [Fe]; its protein translation is MAFELPALPYEKNALEPHISAETLEYHYGKHHQTYVTNLNNLTKGTEFENMALEDVIRKSSGGVFNNSAQVWNHSFYWNCLSPNGGGEPTGALADAINAAFGSFAEFREKMSTSAATNFGSGWTWLVKNADGSVAIVNTSNAGTPLTTDQKPLLTVDVWEHAYYIDYRNARPKYLEAFWNLVNWEFVAGNFAG
- a CDS encoding putative bifunctional diguanylate cyclase/phosphodiesterase, with amino-acid sequence MGEFEGKRLHLLLVEDQPAEVELIEAMLAGHRDPEFHIEHHDNLAGGLKRLRSGGIDLVLLDLCLPDSAGLETFQRLHTQASSVPIILMTNLDDEDLAARAVREGAQDYLIKRRVDTGLLVRSIRYALERQLSEEALRQSEERYALAVRGANDGVWDWNMITDEVYYSPRWKAILGHAETDIGSRPDEWLTRIHHDDFQDFNHALQAHLTGETEQFAHEYRLRHQAGHFIWVLSRGLAVRNIHGELQRMAGSLTDITARKAAEEQLIHDALHDALTGLPNRALLLDRLDQALKQLRSRGNSGFAVLFLDLDRFKNVNDSLGHNVGDQLLVEFAQRLSALLRPGDTVARLGGDEFALLISDIEHIGQVTAVAKRILELSRDRFQIAGHEVFTTASVGIAMGSRVYQGPEEILRDADIAMYRAKGAGKARYEVFDRQMHQRVVELLRLETDLRRAVERGEFAMHYQPIVSLDEGKLVGFEGLIRWHHPLRGMVGPESFIPAAEETGLIVPMGWWTIRETCRQTRQWQREFPNRAPLSISVNVSGRLFKQPDMVTRLERILDETGLSPDSLRIEITESVLLDHAEEAMEKLSGLRNLGVGLHVDDFGTGYSSLSYLQKFAYDSLKIDRSFVSDIEQTKGSGAIVQTIIALGQMLGMNIIAEGVETPVQLRRLQELQCPQVQGFWFSRPLDAAGARRLLSNPPTWQVDKIA
- a CDS encoding N-acetylglutaminylglutamine amidotransferase; translated protein: MCGICGELRFDGASPDLGALGRMLEVLVPRGPDHGGSYTDGALAFGHRRLSIIDLSERGNQPMVDPELGLALVFNGTIYNHPELRRELEGRGYRFFSGSDTEVILKAFHAWGERCPERLHGMFAFAVWDLRNRRLFLARDRLGIKPLYYSQDGARLRFASGSQALLEGGGIDTALDPVGLHHQFTLHGVVPAPTTVLRGIRKLAPGTTLCVDLEGRVEHRRYWELHARRPAEALSENEWIGRIHDGLRRAVERRLQIADVPVGVLLSGGLDSSLLVGLLAEAGVEELLTFSVGFEDQPEERGSEFEFSDAVAERFRTRHHRYSIPNDEVLTRLPDAIRHMAEPMFGRDSVAFYLLAERVSQEVKVVQSGQGADEVFGGYFWYPQMEAEEGGDLERFARHYFDRDHPEMARLLAPEYTGADHTSELVARLLAEPGADTFMDRVLRMDVTTLIVDDPVKRVDNMTMAWGLEARVPFLDHELVELAMQMPPELKLMSGGKHPLKAIARGLLPDSVIDRPKGYFPVPALRYVRGAFLEFMREVLDSRACRERGLFRREYIDWLLEAPDQRLTRIRGSKLWQLALLEYWLQINVDGR
- the argF gene encoding ornithine carbamoyltransferase, which codes for MAVRHFLTLMDLTTAELNGLIARAIELKGSSRAGEIHEPLRNRVLGMVFEKSSTRTRVSFEAAMAQFGGHAIFLSPRDTQLGRGEPIEDTARVLSRMVDLVMIRTFEHDKIERFAAHSRVPVINGLTDHYHPCQLLADVQTYVEHRGAIAGRTVAWIGDGNNMCNSYINAARQFDFRLNIACPEGYDPDPALLAAAGDRVTLTRDPATAATAADLVVTDVWASMGQEEEQKLREAAFAGYQVNGELMARARPDALFMHCLPAHRGEEVSAEVIDGPQSVVWDEAENRLHAQKALIEFLYCG